One segment of Pyricularia oryzae 70-15 chromosome 3, whole genome shotgun sequence DNA contains the following:
- a CDS encoding benzoate 4-monooxygenase — translation MAIVNLVFTPLGLASLGAFMLVAYYVVPYFTTFGHLRSIQPASPLAGFSNLWLLYTSRVGKRSLLVDEAHARLGPVLRVQPNHVSIADDEAINIIYGHGNGFLKSSFYDAFVSIRRGLFNTRDRAEHTRKRKLISHTFAPKSVGQFEPYIHGNLELFAKKWDELIERTKKSDGWAPVECLQWFNFVAFDTIGDLAFGAPFGMLNAGADIAEVRMSVDSEPIYAPAVEILNRRGEVSATLGTLPELKPYAGYLPDSFFSKGLAAVQNLAGIAIARVKSRLENPPDVNRKDLLARLQEGRDAKGEPLGFEELTAEALTQLIAGSDTTSNSSCALLYWTARTPGVLAKLQAELDAAIPDGVFAPAFDMIRNLPYLEAVINETLRIHSTSGIGLPRQIPADSPGVTIRGQYYPPGTVLSVPTYTIHHSKEIWGPDADEFRPERWIENGGLTDRQKNAFIPFSYGPRACVGRNVAEMEMKMIAATWARRYDVEVRQDVMEVREGFLRKPLALEIGLKRRS, via the exons ATGGCAATCGTCAACCTCGTCTTCACGCCGTTGGGGCTCGCCTCCTTGGGCGCCTTTATGCTGGTGGCATACTACGTGGTGCCCTACTTCACCACCTTTGGCCACCTGCGCTCGATCCAGCCGGCGTCCCCATTGGCCGGCTTCTCCAACCTGTGGCTGCTGTACACGTCGCGGGTAGGGAAGCGATCGCTGCTGGTGGACGAGGCGCACGCACGGCTCGGCCCGGTGCTTCGCGTGCAGCCGAACCACGTCTCGATtgccgacgacgaggccaTCAACATCATCTACGGCCACGGCAACGGCTTTCTCAAGTCGTCATTCTACGACGCCTTTGTGTCCATCCGCCGCGGCCTCTTCAACACCCGCGACAGGGCCGAGCACACCAGGAAGAGGAAGCTCATCAGCCACACGTTTGCGCCCAAGAGCGTCGGCCAGTTTGAGCCGTACATCCACGGGAACCTGGAACTGTTTGCCAAGAAGTGGGATGAGCTGATTGAGCGGACCAAGAAGTCTGACGGATGGGCGCCTGTTGAATGTTTGCAGTGGTTCAA CTTCGTCGCCTTCGACACCATTGGAGATCTCGCCTTTGGCGCCCCCTTTGGCATGCTCAACGCCGGCGCCGACATTGCCGAGGTTCGCATGTCGGTCGACTCGGAGCCCATCTACGCGCCGGCCGTCGAGATCCTCAACCGGCGCGGCGAGGTCTCGGCCACTCTCGGAACCCTGCCGGAGCTCAAACCCTACGCCGGCTACCTGCCCGACTCCTTCTTCAGCAAGGGCCTGGCTGCGGTCcagaacctggccggcatcgcCATCGCGCGCGTCAAGAGCCGGCTCGAAAACCCGCCCGACGTCAACCGCAAGGACCTGCTCGCGCGCCTGCAGGAGGGCCGCGACGCCAAGGGCGAGCCGCTGGGCTTCGAGGAGCTGACCGCCGAGGCCCTGACGCAGCTGATCGCCGGCAGCGACACCACCAGCAACAGCTCGTGCGCCTTGCTGTACTGGACCGCGCGGACCCCCGGCGTCCTGGCCAAGCTGCAGGCCGAGCTGGACGCCGCCATCCCCGACGGCGTGTTTGCGCCGGCCTTCGACATGATCCGCAACCTGCCCTACCTCGAGGCCGTCATCAACGAGACGCTGCGCATCCACTCCACCTCGGGAATCGGCCTCCCGCGCCAGATCCCAGCCGATTCGCCGGGTGTCACCATCCGCGGCCAGTACTACCCGCCCGGCACGGTCCTGAGCGTGCCCACCTACACGATCCACCACAGCAAGGAGATTTGGGGCCCGGACGCCGACGAGTTCAGGCCCGAGCGCTGGATCGAGAACGGCGGGCTCACGGACAGGCAGAAGAACGCCTTCATCCCCTTTAGCTACGGACCCAGGGCCTGCGTCGGGAGGAACGTGGCCGAGATGGAGATGAAGATGATTGCCGCCACGTGGGCGAGGAGGTATGACGTCGAGGTCAGGCAGGACGTCATGGAGGTGAGGGAGGGCTTCTTGAGGAAACCGCTGGCCTTGGAGATTGGGCTGAAGAGGAGGAGCTAG
- a CDS encoding metabolite transporter encodes MADPTSQIPPDANHDKTKQASTTEQPDIETATTEKTYFSKLSVWLMILFSGLAIGSDGYNAAVIGNVNLILAILYPSALGPEIRQRLSNAFLIGMIIGMLVFGVVADQLGRKTGAVATTILLVVGIAMSAGASGTSDTGMFWMLIVARGVAGVGAGGEYPVAGAGAAEATDESAAHRRHRGFMFAMLADLSASLGYVWAGLVPLLLLLIVGEQTVDGYVVVWRVAFALGALPPLLIFWFRLRMAVSTAYRRSAMRKQRTPYLLALKRYWRPLLGCSGTWFLYNWISIPFGIFSSTIISRVNAGESLVKTLGWGVVINCFYIPGPFLGGYLSDKIGRRRTMALGFTLQAVLGFVLGGAIGPIQDIFPLFVVMYGVFLTLGEVGPGSTVVIASTECFPTSIRGQMMGMVAAWSKVGAALGTQVFTAILNAYVDDPAKGNQAAFLIGSGFAVVGAAVALFVIPEASRNLDDDDRDWKKYLNDNGWEATWGDATTQDPAGVVLGTARS; translated from the coding sequence ATGGCGGACCCAACCTCACAAATCCCGCCCGACGCCAATCATGACAAGACAAAACAAGCCTCCACCACGGAGCAGCCCGACATCGAGACGGCAACCACCGAAAAGACCTATTTTAGCAAACTGTCCGTCTGGCTCATGATCCTCTTCTCGGGCCTCGCCATCGGGTCAGACGGCTACAACGCGGCGGTCATCGGCAACGTCAACCTCATCCTGGCCATCCTCTACCCGAGCGCCCTCGGGCCCGAGATCCGCCAGCGCCTGTCCAACGCCTTTCTCATCGGCATGATCATCGGCATGCTGGTGTTTGGCGTCGTCGCCGACCAGCTGGGCCGCAAGAccggcgccgtcgccacCACCATCCTGCTGGTCGTCGGCATCGCCATGAGCGCCGGCGCGTCCGGCACCTCGGACACGGGCATGTTCTGGATGCTCATCGTGGCGCGGGGCGTCGCGGGCGTCGGCGCAGGCGGCGAGTACCCCGTCGCGGGCGCCGGTGCCGCCGAAGCCACCGACGAGTCCGCCGCCCACCGCCGACACCGCGGCTTCATGTTCGCCATGCTGGCCGACCTCTCCGCGTCGCTGGGCTACGTCTGGGCCGGGCtcgtgccgctgctgctgctgctcatcGTCGGCGAGCAGACCGTCGACGGCTACGTCGTGGTGTGGCGCGTCGCGTTTGCCCTCGGCGCCCTCCCGCCGCTGCTCATCTTTTGGTTCCGGCTGCGCATGGCCGTCTCGACGGCCTACCGGCGCAGCGCCATGCGGAAACAGCGCACGCCCTACCTCCTCGCCCTGAAGCGGTACTGGAGGCCGCTCCTGGGCTGCTCGGGGACCTGGTTTCTGTACAACTGGATCAGCATCCCGTTTGGCATCTTTAGCTCCACCATCATCTCGCGCGTCAACGCCGGGGAGAGCCTCGTCAAGACGCTCGGCTGGGGAGTCGTCATCAACTGCTTCTACATCCCCGGTCCGTTCCTGGGCGGCTACCTCTCCGACAAGATCGGGCGGCGCCGCACCATGGCGCTGGGGTTCACGCTGCAGGCTGTTTTGGGCTTCGTGCTGGGCGGCGCCATCGGGCCCATCCAGGACATCTTTCCGCTGTTTGTGGTCATGTACGGCGTGTTCCTGACGCTGGGGGAGGTCGGGCCCGGAAGCACAGTGGTCATCGCCTCCACCGAGTGCTTCCCCACGTCCATCAGGGGTCAGATGATGGGCATGGTGGCGGCATGGAGCAAGGTCGGGGCGGCTCTGGGCACGCAGGTCTTTACGGCGATACTCAACGCGTACGTTGACGACCCAGCCAAGGGGAACCAGGCTGCGTTTCTGATAGGGTCGGGGTTTGCCGTGGTGGGCGCGGCAGTTGCATTGTTTGTCATTCCCGAGGCGTCACGGAATCTGGACGATGACGACAGGGACTGGAAAAAGTACCTGAATGACAACGGGTGGGAGGCTACCTGGGGCGATGCTACCACACAGGATCCTGCAGGTGTTGTGCTTGGAACGGCAAGGTCTTAG
- a CDS encoding aminopeptidase ypdF: protein MEKSLHTPLRQSPSPRTTWKSWLGAVCVSALMLSAVRTWSPTSTGKLERVQKCAIKNLHRNTSFLDVEPIKADEFIERRDRLAKALVADGVDAFVLEPGYTFQYYGNISQQDWEPWEPEERPFLMLILPQTSPTGEIVAKTSFLAPHFEEGRVRMLGIPSRDKELDIVIWEEHWNPYKTLMESRLFPDPETPTGKPTPKPKLMMDEEIRDFIVRGLDSAGFETVALGPQADLVRQLKSPAEVSLLRAVNTGTVEAVRAMRPCLEPGLTEDQVRDVLDASLLSVGFGLFFNIVLFEEHGALPHGGFVTGWKRVTPESMIVIDVGAHYLGYSSDICRSFFIDPPQTASFRTKAAEAAGWTSKGRTASDSLRAEKNHVWEVVFAAQTAAAHAFKANGTAADVDIAARTVIEEAGYGDAFTHRLGHGIGIKAHEPPYLNKWNTGAILKPGMTFTNEPGIYLENRFGVRHEDIYLVKEDGEAELLTGRRARGPYDP from the exons ATGGAGAAATCTTTACACACCCCGTTGCGGCAATCGCCCAGCCCGCGCACCACCTGGAAGTCATGGCTTGGAGCCGTCTGCGTCTCGGCGCTGATGCTAAGTGCCGTGCGCACGTGGTCGCCGACCTCAACTGGGAAGTTGGAGCGCGTTCAGAAATGTGCCATCAAGAACCTCCATCGCAACACCTCATTTCTCGACGTCGAACCAATCAAGGCCGATGAATTCATTGAGCGTCGTGACAGGCTGGCCAAGGCACTGGTTGCCGATGGTGTGGACGCTTTTGTGCTGGAGCCTGGCTATACTTTTCA GTACTATGGAAACATCTCCCAGCAGGACTGGGAACCGTGGGAGCCTGAAGAACGACCTTTTCTCATGCTCATCCTCCCACAGACCTCCCCAACCGGCGAGATTGTCGCCAAGACTTCCTTCCTTGCACCCCATTTCGAGGAAGGCCGCGTGCGCATGCTGGGAATCCCGTCGCGAGACAAGGAGCTCGACATAGTCATCTGGGAAGAGCACTGGAACCCGTACAAGACCCTGATGGAATCCCGCCTCTTTCCCGATCCCGAGACCCCCACAGGCAAGCCGACCCCCAAACCAAAGCTCATGATGGACGAGGAGATTCGCGACTTTATCGTGCGTGGTTTGGACTCGGCCGGATTCGAGACGGTCGCCCTGGGCCCACAGGCCGATCTGGTGCGGCAGCTCAAGAGCCCCGCCGAGGTGTCCCTCCTGCGCGCCGTCAACACGGGCACCGTCGAAGCCGTCCGCGCCATGCGTCCCTGTCTCGAGCCCGGCCTGACTGAGGACCAGGTGCGCGACGTGCTCGACGCGTCCCTGCTCTCGGTCGGCTTCGGTCTGTTCTTCAACATTGTGCTGTTTGAGGAGCACGGCGCCCTCCCGCACGGCGGGTTCGTCACGGGCTGGAAAAGGGTCACCCCCGAGTCCATGATCGTCATCGACGTGGGCGCCCACTACCTGGGCTACAGCTCCGACATTTGCCGCAGCTTCTTCATCGACCCGCCCCAGACGGCTTCGTTCCGGACCAAGGCCGCAGAGGCGGCGGGGTGGACGTCCAAGGGCCGCACTGCCAGCGACAGCCTCCGCGCCGAAAAGAACCACGTCTGGGAGGTGGTCTTTGCCGCGCAGACGGCGGCCGCCCACGCGTTCAAGGCCAACGGCACCGCGGCGGATGTGGACATTGCAGCACGCACCGTCATCGAGGAGGCAGGATACGGCGACGCTTTTACGCACCGGCTGGGTCACGGCATCGGCATCAAGGCCCACGAGCCGCCATACCTCAACAAGTGGAACACGGGGGCGATTCTGAAGCCGGGCATGACCTTTACCAACGAGCCGGGAATCTACCTGGAGAACAGATTTGGCGTGCGGCATGAGGACATTTACCTTGTCAAGGAGGATGGAGAGGCCGAGCTTTTGACGGGGCGGCGGGCTCGGGGGCCGTATGACCCATGA
- a CDS encoding cytochrome P450 monooxygenase — protein MYGTNLLETMGKPTAGHLGMAVTFTILVAFTIHVLRMRFFHPLRRYPGPWLNSITQIPAAWALLRARQPKAYRELHEKYGPIVRVAPNELSFINVEAWDDIYGFLKSTPNFEKSPVFIGAVSPLNGQTGISLANNEEHTRQRRALAAPFTNRALLQQQDILRVHVDKLITALRAKARNKESVNMGEWYTYTTFDIIGDICFAEPFGCLDGGESNEWARAIINIFKAATWDQAIRRVAGTGTLLHKALVKIIIPAEAAQWRTIHFSNSKAKTLARLADPDRQHPDLIKHILDSEDSRAALSPTEIILNMVLFISAGSETTANTMTGWTYFMLRHPEARARATAEVRAAFASPRDIKWETVRALPYLNATLEEALRLFSPAPSNQPRVVPACGAVVAGCPLPSGTTVSVAPWAAVFSARNFADPERFAPERWLDEGGADPRYAADRRGASQPFSTGPRGCMGKNLAYFELRLVLAHLLWHFDLEPTDSAAGRECMRRWEQTDMDTYQTWMKPDLWVDLKEAQR, from the exons ATGTATGGCACAAACCTGCTGGAAACTATGGGCAAGCCCACAGCCGGCCACCTCGGCATGGCTGTAACTTTTACG ATTCTTGTCGCTTTCACGATTCACGTACTCCGCATGAGATTTTTCCACCCACTCCGGCGGTACCCTGGCCCATGGCTCAACAGCATCACTCAGATTCCTGCCGCCTGGGCGCTTCTCAGAGCTCGACAGCCCAAGGCCTACCGGGAACTGCACGAAAAATACG GCCCCATTGTCAGAGTTGCGCCCAACGAGCTCAGTTTCATCAATGTAGAGGCGTGGGATGATATTTACGGATTCCTT AAATCGACACCCAACTTTGAAAAGAGTCCAGTCTTTATAGGGGCCGTCTCTCCCCTGAACGGACAAACCGGCATCAGCCTGGCCAACAATGAAGAGCATACTAGACAGCGACGTGCACTAGCGGCACCGTTCACCAACCGTGCCCTGCTACAGCAGCAGGATATTCTTCGGGTGCACGTCGACAAGCTGATTACGGCACTGCGGGCCAAGGCACGGAACAAGGAATCGGTAAATATGGGTGAATGGT ATACGTACACGACTTTCGACATCATTGGCGACATTTGCTTTGCTGAGCCGTTTGGGTGTTTGGACGGCGGAGAGTCCAACGAGTGGGCGCGGGCCATCATCAACATCTTCAAGGCGGCAACTTGGGATCAAGCCATCAGACGGGTGGCCGGCACCGGCACTCTGCTGCACAAGGCCCTGGTCAAGATCATCATaccggccgaggcggcgcagTGGCGCACCATCCACTTTTCCAACTCAAAGGCCAAGACGCTGGCGCGGCTGGCCGACCCGGACCGCCAGCACCCAGACCTCATCAAGCACATCCTCGACAGCGAGGACTCGCGCGCCGCCCTGAGCCCGACCGAGATCATCCTCAACATGGTGCTCTTCATCAGCGCCGGCAGCGAGACCACGGCCAACACCATGACGGGCTGGACCTACTTTATGCTGCGGCACCCGGAGGCCCGGGCGCGCGCCACCGCCGAGGTGCGCGCCGCCTTTGCCTCGCCGCGCGACATCAAGTGGGAGACGGTGCGGGCGCTGCCGTACCTCAACGCGACGCTCGAGGAGGCGCTGCGGCTCTTTTCGCCCGCGCCGTCGAACCAGCCGCGCGTGGTGCCGGCGTGCGGCGCCGTGGTGGCCGGCTGCCCGCTGCCGTCGGGGACGACCGTGTCGGTGGCGCCGTGGGCGGCCGTGTTCTCGGCCCGCAACTTTGCCGACCCCGAGAGGTTTGCGCCCGAGCGCTGGCTGGACGAGGGCGGCGCGGATCCCCGCTACGCCGCCGACCGCCGCGGCGCCTCGCAGCCCTTCAGCACGGGCCCGCGCGGCTGCATGGGCAAGAACCTGGCCTACTTTGAGCTGCGCCTCGTGCTGGCCCACCTGCTCTGGCACTTTGACCTCGAGCCCACCGACAGCGCCGCCGGCCGCGAGTGCATGCGCCGCTGGGAGCAGACCGACATGGACACGTACCAGACCTGGATGAAGCCCGATCTGTGGGTCGACTTGAAGGAGGCGCAGCGGTAG